A single region of the Liolophura sinensis isolate JHLJ2023 chromosome 9, CUHK_Ljap_v2, whole genome shotgun sequence genome encodes:
- the LOC135475965 gene encoding low affinity immunoglobulin epsilon Fc receptor-like encodes MAYQIYKLLLLLTDLYYVMSAAATGPLSETLDDYIEIYTTVSRNTRLMGNNLSVTTRSFLQCGVTCSISEDCSGVNFCNNTCELLFSKSTLVPSGKTESCWISLILQLQETETTGLSLTSEEVVPSTTPFSCPATFTKIGNGCYTVAEEKTGLAYTNAIELCQGLNASLASLEALEELNSLQEYLTNLYPLIQSSVSKSWLIGAYQNNSSGTFFWLSGAKVVGDIWAPDEPDKPEQQDCVSLRADEGFKLVSVYCGEYNRQYICEL; translated from the exons ATGGCTTACCAAATTTATAagttgctgctgttgttaacTGACCTTTACTACGTTATGTCAGCAGCAGCCACTGGTCCTCTATCGGAAACCCTAGATGATTATATCGAGATTTACACCACGGTTTCTAGGAACACCAGACTGATGGGGAATAACCTCTCTGTCACCACTCGGAGTTTTTTACAGTGTGGTGTCACATGCAGCATTTCGGAGGATTGTTCTGGTGTGAACTTCTGTAACAACACCTGTGAGCTTTTGTTCAGCAAATCAACACTGGTTCCTTCAGGGAAGACAGAATCGTGCTGGATTAGCCTCATCCTTCAACTACAG GAGACAGAAACGACGGGTTTGAGTTTAACCAGTGAAGAGGTTGTGCCTTCAACAACGCCTTTCA GCTGTCCGGCTACTTTTACGAAGATTGGGAATGGCTGCTACACAGTTGCGGAGGAAAAAACTGGACTTGCGTATACGAATGCCATCGAATTATGTCAAGGTCTGAATGCCTCACTGGCCTCGCTGGAAGCTCTGGAGGAATTGAACAGCTTGCAGGAGTATTTAACAAATCTATATC CTCTGATACAGTCATCGGTTTCCAAAAGTTGGCTAATTGGAGCGTACCAAAACAACTCCTCGGGTACATTCTTCTGGTTGTCAGGTGCCAAAGTGGTCGGCGATATCTGGGCCCCCGATGAGCCGGACAAGCCTGAACAACAAGACTGTGTGTCGCTGAGAGCCGATGAGGGCTTTAAGTTGGTTAGCGTCTACTGTGGCGAGTACAATCGCCAGTACATTTGCGAGCTGTAG